One segment of Sphingomonas telluris DNA contains the following:
- the rpsM gene encoding 30S ribosomal protein S13, which produces MARIAGVNIPTNKRVEIALTYIHGIGRTTAKGITAKLGITPERRVQDLTDQEVLHIREAIDRDLTVEGDLRRETAMNIKRLMDLACYRGLRHRKGLPVRGQRTHTNARTRKGKAKPIAGKKK; this is translated from the coding sequence ATGGCACGCATCGCCGGCGTCAATATCCCGACTAACAAGCGCGTCGAAATCGCGCTGACCTACATCCACGGCATTGGCCGCACCACGGCCAAGGGAATCACGGCCAAGCTTGGGATCACTCCCGAGCGCCGGGTCCAGGACCTGACCGATCAGGAAGTCCTGCACATCCGCGAAGCGATCGACCGCGACCTCACCGTCGAGGGCGACCTCCGCCGCGAGACCGCGATGAACATCAAGCGGCTCATGGACCTGGCCTGCTACCGTGGCCTGCGCCACCGCAAGGGCCTTCCGGTCCGCGGCCAGCGCACGCACACGAATGCGCGCACCCGCAAGGGCAAGGCCAAGCCGATCGCTGGCAAGAAGAAGTAA
- a CDS encoding sulfurtransferase: protein MDDLVSTAWLAQNLAARDIVPVDCSWFMPSSGRSGRGEFQQSHIPGARFLDIDELSEKQNPAPHMLPSAEDFGVAMTKLGVAHDDRIVVYDNSPLRTAARGWFMLRHFGADRVAILDGGFQKWLAENRPTESGKPEPREARFDAAAKPANVVGKNEILSGLGVPLVDARGRPRFEGAEEDPRPGVEPGHMPGARNLPYAEIYNPDGTFKPREEIRKLFFAAGADVDRPFVATCGSGVTANSLIFAARLLGNRDTRLYDGSWSEWGSDPSTPKVKGAA, encoded by the coding sequence ATGGACGATCTGGTCTCCACCGCCTGGCTGGCCCAAAACCTGGCCGCGCGCGACATCGTACCCGTCGACTGCAGCTGGTTTATGCCCTCATCGGGCCGCAGCGGACGCGGGGAGTTTCAGCAGTCCCACATCCCGGGAGCGCGCTTCCTGGACATCGACGAACTCAGCGAGAAGCAGAACCCCGCGCCGCACATGCTGCCGTCGGCCGAGGACTTCGGAGTCGCGATGACAAAGCTGGGTGTCGCGCACGACGATCGCATCGTCGTCTATGACAACAGCCCGCTGCGCACCGCGGCCCGAGGCTGGTTCATGCTGCGCCATTTCGGCGCCGATCGGGTCGCCATCCTCGATGGCGGATTCCAGAAATGGTTGGCCGAGAACCGGCCGACGGAGAGCGGAAAGCCCGAACCCCGCGAAGCCCGCTTCGATGCGGCGGCCAAACCCGCGAATGTGGTCGGCAAGAATGAGATCCTGTCCGGTCTAGGCGTCCCGCTGGTCGACGCGCGAGGACGTCCGCGCTTCGAGGGGGCCGAGGAGGATCCGCGTCCAGGCGTCGAGCCTGGTCACATGCCCGGCGCGCGCAACCTGCCCTATGCCGAGATCTATAACCCTGACGGGACGTTCAAGCCGCGGGAGGAGATTCGAAAGCTCTTCTTCGCCGCGGGCGCAGACGTCGATCGACCTTTCGTCGCGACCTGCGGGTCTGGCGTGACCGCCAACTCATTGATTTTCGCGGCGCGCTTGCTCGGGAACCGCGACACGCGTTTGTATGACGGAAGCTGGAGCGAGTGGGGCTCCGACCCTTCGACCCCGAAGGTGAAGGGCGCAGCCTAG
- the rpsK gene encoding 30S ribosomal protein S11 — translation MAQAPQRLRRRERKNITAGVAHVNASFNNTMITITDAQGNAIAWSSAGMMGFKGSRKSTPYAAQVAAEDAGKKAAEHGVRTLEVEVKGPGSGRESALRALQAVGFTITSIRDVTPIPHNGVRPSKRRRV, via the coding sequence ATGGCCCAAGCACCGCAGCGCCTCCGCCGCAGGGAGCGCAAGAACATCACGGCCGGCGTCGCTCACGTAAACGCCAGCTTCAACAACACCATGATCACCATCACCGACGCGCAGGGCAATGCGATTGCCTGGTCCAGCGCGGGCATGATGGGCTTCAAGGGCAGCCGCAAGTCGACGCCGTACGCGGCGCAGGTCGCCGCTGAAGACGCGGGCAAGAAAGCCGCCGAGCACGGCGTCCGCACCCTCGAGGTCGAAGTGAAGGGTCCGGGCTCGGGCCGCGAGAGCGCTCTTCGCGCCCTGCAGGCCGTGGGCTTCACCATCACCTCGATCCGCGACGTGACGCCGATCCCGCACAACGGCGTGCGGCCGAGCAAGCGCCGCCGCGTCTAA
- the speB gene encoding agmatinase: MEEAELKKVRLLGLPTDSHSSFLRGPALAPEAIRAALASEHSNLATESGIEIGVDLALKDLGNLPLDETGGDFDRIREGAEEASKGGAGTIFLGGDHMVTYPIVAGVAEVHGPVNILHFDAHPDLYDDFEGDPLSHASPFARIMERALATRLVQVGIRTLNGHCREQAARFGVEVVEMRDFAPAAVPIPEGPLYVSIDMDALDPAFAPGVSHHEPGGLSVRDILSVLHRLQGSIVGADVVEYNPTRDINGMTAVVAAKFVKELAALAARD, translated from the coding sequence GTGGAGGAGGCAGAGTTGAAGAAGGTTCGCCTGTTGGGACTGCCAACGGACTCCCACTCCTCATTCCTGAGAGGGCCGGCGCTGGCGCCTGAAGCCATTCGCGCCGCGCTCGCGTCGGAACACAGCAATCTTGCGACTGAGTCGGGCATCGAGATCGGGGTCGACTTGGCGTTGAAGGATCTGGGCAATCTGCCGCTCGACGAAACTGGCGGCGACTTCGACCGCATCCGCGAAGGAGCCGAGGAAGCCTCAAAGGGCGGAGCGGGGACTATCTTCCTGGGTGGCGATCATATGGTCACCTACCCGATCGTGGCCGGCGTCGCCGAAGTGCACGGCCCCGTGAACATCCTGCACTTCGATGCCCATCCCGATCTCTACGACGATTTCGAAGGCGATCCGCTCAGTCACGCTTCGCCATTCGCACGGATCATGGAACGCGCCCTAGCTACCCGTCTCGTGCAGGTGGGCATCCGGACCCTGAACGGCCATTGCCGTGAGCAGGCGGCGCGCTTTGGCGTTGAAGTGGTCGAGATGCGGGACTTTGCACCCGCGGCGGTGCCGATTCCGGAAGGCCCGCTCTACGTCAGCATCGATATGGACGCGCTCGATCCCGCATTCGCTCCCGGCGTGTCACACCATGAACCGGGCGGGCTGTCGGTTCGCGACATCCTCTCGGTCCTCCATCGGCTCCAGGGGTCGATCGTCGGCGCGGACGTTGTCGAATATAATCCGACGCGCGACATCAACGGCATGACGGCAGTGGTCGCGGCCAAGTTCGTGAAGGAGCTCGCCGCGCTGGCCGCGCGTGACTAG
- a CDS encoding DUF3035 domain-containing protein: MRKLVSLALIPALALGGCAAFGKRATPDEFQVARNAPLVIPPDYSLTPPVAGTAALNPQDAQQQAIDALFGGPAPRSSSEMNMLEKAGRDRTQIGARSTAGDPDTRVVDKGPVTMTILNAPEADGQVASASVPQ, translated from the coding sequence ATGCGTAAATTGGTTTCGCTGGCGCTGATTCCTGCTCTCGCTCTTGGCGGGTGCGCGGCATTCGGCAAGCGCGCCACGCCGGATGAGTTCCAGGTCGCGCGCAACGCGCCGCTGGTGATTCCGCCGGACTATTCGCTGACTCCTCCGGTCGCCGGCACTGCCGCGTTGAACCCGCAGGACGCTCAGCAGCAGGCGATCGACGCTCTCTTCGGCGGACCCGCTCCGCGCAGCTCGAGCGAAATGAACATGCTGGAAAAGGCCGGCCGCGACCGTACCCAGATCGGCGCGCGCTCGACCGCCGGCGATCCTGATACGCGCGTGGTCGACAAGGGCCCGGTGACGATGACGATCCTGAACGCTCCGGAAGCGGACGGTCAGGTGGCATCGGCGTCGGTGCCTCAGTAG
- a CDS encoding DUF2127 domain-containing protein: protein MKEKRIHRLFVLSVGLKGFYALVEIASGIGLLVVTHAAIITFLNRFSTDEMMQDRHDWVASHVLEFAQSFSLETQHFYGLYLVTHGVVKLAVVIGLLREKLWAYPACFVVFTAFIAYQLYRYNYTHDIGLVLLSILDAFVIALAWHEYRLLRRHLPTH from the coding sequence ATGAAAGAAAAGCGTATCCACCGGCTGTTCGTGCTGAGCGTCGGCCTCAAGGGCTTCTACGCCCTCGTCGAGATTGCGAGCGGAATCGGCCTGCTGGTGGTCACGCACGCGGCCATCATCACCTTCCTCAATCGCTTCTCGACCGACGAGATGATGCAGGACCGGCATGACTGGGTCGCTAGCCATGTGCTTGAATTCGCCCAGAGCTTCTCGCTGGAGACCCAGCACTTCTACGGGCTGTATCTGGTGACGCACGGCGTCGTGAAGCTCGCGGTCGTCATCGGCCTGCTGCGCGAAAAGCTGTGGGCCTATCCCGCGTGCTTCGTCGTCTTCACCGCCTTCATCGCCTACCAGCTCTACCGCTATAACTATACGCACGACATCGGCCTCGTCCTGCTGTCGATCCTCGATGCCTTCGTCATCGCGCTGGCCTGGCACGAATATCGCCTGCTGCGGCGGCACTTGCCCACGCACTGA
- the queF gene encoding preQ(1) synthase, whose protein sequence is METTHLGKPSALPASPEEARLDYVPNPRPDTLYLVRFAAPEFTSLCPVTGQPDFAHLVIDYAPGETIVESKSLKLFLGSFRNHCGFHEDVTVGIGQRLVEEMKPRWLRIGGYWYPRGGMPIDVFWQSGTPPEGLWLPDQGVQPYRGRG, encoded by the coding sequence ATGGAGACTACGCACCTCGGCAAGCCCAGCGCCTTGCCAGCGTCGCCGGAAGAAGCGCGGCTCGACTATGTGCCGAACCCGCGGCCCGATACGCTTTACCTCGTCCGCTTCGCCGCGCCCGAATTCACGTCGCTCTGCCCAGTGACCGGCCAGCCGGACTTCGCACATCTGGTCATCGACTATGCGCCCGGCGAGACCATCGTCGAGAGCAAGAGCTTAAAGCTATTCCTCGGCTCCTTTCGCAATCACTGCGGCTTCCACGAGGACGTCACGGTGGGAATCGGCCAGCGGCTTGTCGAGGAGATGAAGCCGCGGTGGCTCCGGATCGGCGGCTATTGGTACCCGCGCGGCGGCATGCCGATCGACGTCTTCTGGCAGAGCGGAACGCCGCCCGAGGGGCTGTGGCTGCCGGACCAGGGCGTGCAACCCTATCGTGGCCGCGGCTAA
- a CDS encoding winged helix-turn-helix domain-containing protein — protein MAEETLSARLVEIESMLERSRRRFEEGSRLVEEAQQLMGEIQQAIIGSPRRVSPEDSEEAASRLLASLKASGGEMPETLCGGRLSVDQVQRLIRIDGHPIGITEMEYRVLELLAFARNNVVTRAMLLKHLYRRADDQPQPKIIDVFISKLRKKLRSASGGAEFIETIPQRGWILRDIDAQQGA, from the coding sequence ATGGCTGAAGAAACACTTTCCGCACGCCTCGTGGAAATCGAGTCCATGCTCGAGCGGTCGCGTCGCCGCTTCGAGGAGGGCTCGCGCCTCGTCGAAGAGGCGCAGCAGCTGATGGGCGAGATCCAGCAGGCCATCATCGGGTCCCCGCGCCGCGTGTCGCCGGAGGACAGCGAGGAAGCGGCATCCCGCCTGCTCGCATCGCTGAAGGCTTCGGGCGGCGAGATGCCGGAGACGCTCTGCGGCGGCCGCCTGTCGGTCGACCAGGTCCAGCGCCTCATTCGCATCGATGGCCATCCGATCGGCATCACCGAGATGGAATATCGCGTGCTGGAGCTGCTGGCCTTCGCGCGCAACAATGTCGTCACCCGCGCGATGCTGTTGAAGCATCTCTACCGCCGGGCCGACGACCAGCCACAGCCGAAGATCATCGACGTCTTTATTTCGAAGCTGCGCAAGAAGCTGCGCAGCGCTTCGGGCGGGGCCGAGTTCATCGAGACGATCCCGCAACGCGGCTGGATCCTGCGCGACATCGACGCTCAGCAAGGCGCCTAA
- the ileS gene encoding isoleucine--tRNA ligase: MADSPDTTELKRDYRSTVFLPKTDFPMKAGLPQKEPAILARWLEGDIYQQVRRSREGREKFILHDGPPYANGDMHIGHALNHILKDMVVRTQTLLGKDAPYVPGWDCHGLPIEWKVEEQYRKKKLNKDEVPVKEFRAECRAYAQHWVDTQREQLKRLGIGGDWDHPYLTMDFQAEATIVAELMKFAESGQIYRGAKPVMWSPVEKTALAEAEIEYEDITSTQIDVAFEIVESPIPELVGAHAVIWTTTPWTIPVNQGIAYGSDVEYVLLSGEGFHVLAAEPLVGAFKERSGLVHLQPVRHLKGSDLAGTVARHPMHKLGGFFAKPRPFLPGDFVTTDQGTGLVHMAPDHGEDDFELCKANGIDPVFAVDGAGFYRPDWLWLGGQGSVINNKFNAPDGPICTDLRDAGALLAASADFLHSYPHSWRSKAKVIYRCTPQWFVAMDKPLTHFSPETRAEQRWDNEGGADPVDETQGATLRQLALNAIAQTRFVPEKGRNRIGSMVEQRPDWVLSRQRAWGVPIALFVERKTGQLLVDHDVNRRIVAAIREQGVDAWDPENAAAFLGNRNPDDYEMVADILDVWFDSGSTHAFVLESGRWLEQRWPADLYLEGSDQHRGWFQSSLLESCGTRGRAPFDAVLTHGFTMDAKGLKMSKSLGNTISPIDLMKEHGADILRLWALSVDFTEDHRIGKEILAGVADQYRKLRNTFRYLLGALADFREEEKVGIEAMPELELYMLHLTAELDKKLRHAVNDFDFNSYTRLLSDFANNDLSAFYFDIRKDVLYCEVNAESGFQTEKRRAYRTVLDEMFQALVRWLAPVLVFTTEEVWGTRYPDGGSVHLLEWPQIPDVPADDGRWAKLRELRAQVTETIEPLRREKIIGSSLEAEVTVPELLATPDQLAELFITSTVHGGEALSVEKTDHHKCGRCWRYLPEVEEDGTLCGRCEDVVNA; this comes from the coding sequence ATGGCCGACAGCCCCGACACCACCGAACTGAAGCGGGATTACCGCTCGACCGTCTTCCTGCCCAAGACCGACTTCCCCATGAAGGCCGGCCTGCCGCAGAAGGAGCCGGCGATCCTCGCCCGCTGGCTGGAAGGCGACATCTACCAGCAGGTACGCCGCAGCCGCGAAGGCCGCGAGAAGTTCATCCTTCACGATGGCCCGCCGTACGCCAATGGCGACATGCATATCGGCCATGCGCTGAACCACATCCTCAAGGACATGGTCGTCCGCACCCAGACGCTCCTGGGCAAGGACGCGCCGTACGTGCCCGGCTGGGACTGCCACGGTCTTCCGATCGAATGGAAGGTCGAGGAGCAGTATCGCAAGAAGAAGCTCAACAAGGACGAGGTGCCGGTCAAGGAGTTCCGGGCCGAGTGCCGCGCCTATGCCCAGCACTGGGTCGACACGCAGCGCGAGCAGTTGAAGCGGCTCGGCATCGGCGGCGACTGGGATCATCCGTACTTGACGATGGACTTCCAGGCGGAAGCGACGATCGTCGCCGAGCTGATGAAGTTCGCCGAGAGCGGCCAGATCTATCGCGGCGCGAAGCCGGTCATGTGGTCGCCGGTCGAGAAGACCGCGCTGGCCGAAGCCGAGATCGAATATGAGGACATCACCTCGACCCAGATCGACGTGGCGTTCGAGATTGTTGAGAGTCCGATCCCGGAGCTGGTCGGCGCCCATGCGGTAATCTGGACGACCACGCCTTGGACGATTCCGGTCAACCAAGGCATCGCTTACGGGTCGGACGTTGAATACGTGCTGCTCTCGGGCGAAGGCTTCCACGTCCTTGCCGCGGAGCCGTTGGTCGGCGCGTTTAAGGAGCGCAGCGGGCTCGTTCATCTGCAGCCCGTTCGGCATCTGAAAGGCTCCGACCTCGCCGGCACCGTCGCGCGTCACCCGATGCACAAGCTCGGCGGCTTCTTCGCCAAGCCGCGGCCGTTCCTGCCGGGCGACTTCGTCACCACCGATCAGGGTACGGGCCTCGTCCACATGGCGCCGGACCATGGCGAGGACGATTTCGAGCTGTGCAAGGCGAACGGCATCGACCCGGTGTTCGCGGTCGACGGTGCAGGCTTCTACCGCCCCGACTGGCTGTGGCTCGGCGGGCAGGGCAGCGTCATCAACAACAAGTTCAATGCGCCGGATGGGCCGATCTGCACCGACCTGCGCGACGCCGGCGCTTTGCTGGCGGCGAGCGCGGACTTCCTGCACAGCTATCCGCACAGCTGGCGGTCGAAGGCCAAGGTCATCTACCGCTGCACGCCGCAATGGTTCGTTGCGATGGACAAGCCGCTCACGCACTTCTCTCCCGAAACGCGCGCAGAGCAGCGCTGGGACAATGAAGGCGGCGCCGACCCGGTTGACGAGACTCAGGGCGCGACGCTCCGCCAGCTCGCGCTGAACGCCATCGCCCAGACCCGCTTTGTGCCCGAGAAGGGCCGCAACCGCATCGGCTCGATGGTCGAGCAGCGCCCCGACTGGGTGCTCAGCCGCCAGCGCGCCTGGGGCGTGCCGATCGCATTGTTCGTCGAGCGCAAGACCGGCCAGCTCCTCGTCGACCATGACGTGAACCGGCGCATCGTCGCGGCCATCCGCGAGCAGGGCGTCGACGCCTGGGATCCGGAGAACGCTGCCGCTTTCCTCGGCAACCGCAACCCCGACGATTACGAGATGGTCGCCGACATCCTCGACGTCTGGTTCGACAGCGGCTCGACCCACGCCTTCGTGCTGGAAAGCGGCCGCTGGCTGGAGCAGCGCTGGCCGGCCGACCTCTACCTCGAAGGCAGCGACCAGCATCGCGGCTGGTTCCAGTCCTCCCTTCTCGAAAGCTGCGGAACGCGCGGCCGGGCGCCGTTCGACGCGGTCCTGACCCATGGCTTCACGATGGACGCCAAGGGCCTCAAGATGTCGAAGAGCCTCGGCAATACCATCAGCCCCATCGACCTGATGAAGGAGCATGGCGCCGACATCCTTCGGCTGTGGGCGCTGTCGGTCGACTTCACCGAGGACCATCGCATCGGCAAGGAGATCCTCGCCGGCGTCGCGGACCAATACCGCAAGCTCCGCAACACCTTCCGCTACCTGCTTGGCGCGCTCGCCGACTTCCGCGAGGAGGAGAAGGTCGGCATCGAAGCCATGCCGGAGCTGGAGCTCTACATGCTCCACCTGACCGCGGAGCTGGACAAGAAGCTGCGCCACGCGGTCAACGACTTCGACTTCAACAGCTACACGCGGCTGCTGTCCGATTTCGCCAACAACGATCTGTCGGCCTTTTACTTCGATATCCGCAAGGACGTCCTCTACTGCGAGGTGAATGCGGAGTCAGGCTTCCAGACCGAGAAGCGGCGCGCCTACCGAACGGTGCTGGACGAGATGTTCCAGGCGCTCGTGCGCTGGCTTGCGCCGGTGCTCGTGTTCACGACCGAGGAAGTCTGGGGTACGCGCTACCCCGACGGCGGCTCGGTGCATCTGCTCGAATGGCCGCAGATCCCTGACGTGCCCGCCGATGACGGCCGCTGGGCCAAGCTGCGGGAGCTTCGCGCCCAAGTCACCGAGACCATCGAGCCGCTGCGCCGTGAAAAGATCATCGGTTCAAGCCTCGAGGCCGAGGTCACCGTTCCCGAACTGCTCGCAACGCCGGATCAGCTGGCCGAGCTGTTCATCACGTCGACAGTTCACGGCGGCGAAGCACTGAGCGTCGAGAAGACCGATCATCACAAGTGCGGGCGCTGCTGGCGCTACCTGCCGGAAGTCGAGGAAGACGGCACGCTCTGCGGCCGCTGCGAGGATGTCGTGAATGCGTGA
- the lspA gene encoding signal peptidase II codes for MRDRSWGFGVALLVFLLDQAVKWFVTGPLNLREVGQVYLLPFFQFTYTENYGISLGLFNAHNALGRWMLVLMTSAIAIGVAIWIVREKLRVDQVALGLVLGGALGNILDRTRHGYVVDFADLHFGDFRPFLIFNVGDAAISIGVVILLLRAFLAKERPKENAEHA; via the coding sequence ATGCGTGACCGTTCCTGGGGCTTCGGGGTCGCCCTGTTGGTGTTCCTTCTCGATCAGGCGGTTAAGTGGTTCGTGACCGGGCCGCTGAACCTGCGCGAGGTCGGGCAGGTTTATCTGCTGCCCTTCTTCCAGTTCACCTACACCGAGAATTACGGCATCTCACTCGGCCTGTTCAACGCGCACAACGCGCTCGGCCGCTGGATGCTGGTCCTGATGACGAGTGCGATCGCCATCGGCGTGGCCATTTGGATCGTCCGGGAGAAGCTTCGCGTCGACCAGGTCGCGCTCGGCCTCGTCCTCGGCGGAGCGCTCGGGAACATCCTCGACCGCACCCGCCACGGCTACGTCGTCGACTTCGCCGACTTGCACTTCGGCGACTTCCGTCCGTTTTTAATCTTCAATGTCGGCGACGCTGCCATTAGCATTGGCGTCGTCATACTGTTACTGCGGGCCTTCCTCGCCAAGGAGCGCCCCAAGGAGAATGCCGAACATGCGTAA
- a CDS encoding bifunctional riboflavin kinase/FAD synthetase, whose translation MQRLHHDQPIPEALRGAVLALGNFDGFHLGHQAVVSRAIALGFHMRRPVIVATFDPHPVRYFKPDVPPFRLTTLDQRQELFAHAGADAMLVFEFGPDLAATSAEKFVTEILAGRIGAAGVVTGDDFTFGKGRTGSIEMMRELGARHGITAEAVCPVLYEGERISSGRIRDALEAGDVARATHLLTRDFAIEGVVQRGDQRGRELGYPTANLVLGDYQRAKYGIYAVRVRLDDGREVPGVASLGIRPTFEPPVELLETHILDFDGDLYGRKIEVGLHAYIREEKRFGDIQGLVAHMKDDEARARHLLALD comes from the coding sequence ATGCAGCGGCTTCACCACGATCAGCCCATTCCGGAAGCGCTCCGCGGCGCGGTGCTCGCGCTCGGCAATTTCGACGGCTTCCACCTCGGCCATCAGGCCGTCGTGAGCAGGGCGATCGCGCTCGGCTTCCACATGCGCCGGCCGGTGATCGTCGCGACGTTCGATCCCCACCCTGTCCGTTACTTCAAGCCGGATGTTCCGCCCTTTCGGCTGACGACCCTCGATCAGCGGCAAGAGCTGTTCGCACACGCCGGCGCCGATGCGATGCTCGTTTTCGAGTTCGGCCCGGATCTCGCCGCGACCAGCGCAGAGAAGTTCGTCACGGAGATCCTCGCAGGCCGGATCGGCGCGGCGGGGGTCGTCACGGGCGACGACTTCACCTTCGGCAAGGGCCGGACCGGCAGCATCGAGATGATGCGTGAGCTCGGCGCTCGGCACGGCATCACTGCCGAGGCGGTGTGCCCGGTCCTCTACGAAGGGGAGCGGATTTCCTCCGGCCGCATCCGCGATGCGCTGGAGGCGGGAGACGTCGCGAGGGCGACCCATTTGCTCACCCGCGACTTCGCGATTGAAGGCGTGGTCCAGCGCGGCGACCAGCGCGGGCGGGAACTCGGCTATCCGACAGCTAACCTGGTGCTGGGCGATTATCAGCGCGCCAAGTACGGCATCTACGCGGTGCGGGTGAGGCTGGACGACGGACGCGAGGTGCCCGGCGTCGCCAGCCTCGGCATCCGTCCGACTTTCGAGCCTCCCGTGGAACTGCTGGAGACCCATATCTTGGACTTCGACGGCGACCTTTACGGTCGCAAGATCGAGGTCGGCCTCCACGCTTACATCCGTGAAGAAAAGAGGTTTGGTGACATTCAGGGGCTCGTTGCCCATATGAAGGATGACGAGGCGAGGGCCCGACACCTTCTCGCGCTCGACTAA
- a CDS encoding PRC-barrel domain-containing protein: protein MHKFITATLAGTALIAVPAIAQHAGHGSASGPPTASSGQGHSSTSMGQGHSSTTTMQPSTTQPTDTTTMGTTTRDQARSESRGPNNASPTGVSHANENSVLAGGSVAADTLPGLTTGLNVQSSSGTTLGTVSQVITGSNGSIRMVVVTTPTGQTVRLPANSLSISGDVVTTSTTTP, encoded by the coding sequence ATGCACAAGTTCATTACGGCAACGCTGGCCGGAACGGCGCTCATTGCCGTCCCGGCGATCGCACAGCATGCCGGCCACGGATCCGCTTCGGGGCCGCCGACGGCATCGTCCGGACAGGGCCATAGCTCGACGAGCATGGGGCAAGGCCACAGCAGCACGACGACCATGCAGCCGAGTACTACGCAGCCCACGGACACGACGACCATGGGCACGACCACCCGCGACCAGGCGCGTTCGGAGAGCCGGGGCCCAAACAATGCGTCGCCGACCGGCGTCTCCCACGCGAACGAGAATAGTGTGCTTGCAGGCGGCTCCGTGGCCGCTGACACGCTGCCGGGCCTAACGACGGGACTGAACGTTCAGTCGAGCAGCGGCACGACCCTCGGCACGGTGAGCCAAGTGATCACCGGCTCCAATGGGTCCATCCGCATGGTCGTCGTGACGACCCCCACCGGCCAGACGGTTCGGCTTCCGGCCAATTCGCTGAGCATTTCGGGAGACGTCGTGACCACGAGCACGACCACGCCGTAA
- a CDS encoding DNA-directed RNA polymerase subunit alpha produces the protein MAVNAKNWQELKKPNALERKQGAGDSRRRAVFVAEPLERGFGMTLGNSLRRVLLSSLQGAAVTSIKIEGVLHEFSSLAGVREDVTDIVLNVKQIALRMEGEGPKRLSLSATGPAEITAGMIQTSGDIEVTNPDLVICHLDDGATLNMELTADIGKGYVPAAANRPADAPIGLIPVDALYSPVRQVAYKVENTRVGQELDYDKLTLTVETDGTVAPEDALAYAARILQDQLQLFVHFDEGQVRAAAPVTAGIAVPSATETPTDTNQLNRYLLKKVDELELSVRSANCLKNDNIIYIGDLVQKTEAEMLRTPNFGRKSLNEIKEVLASMGLRLGMDIPGWPPENIEEMAKKLEQEMLG, from the coding sequence ATGGCCGTCAACGCGAAAAATTGGCAGGAACTGAAGAAGCCGAACGCTCTCGAGCGTAAGCAGGGCGCGGGCGATTCCCGCCGCCGCGCCGTTTTCGTCGCCGAACCGCTGGAGCGCGGCTTCGGAATGACGCTCGGCAACTCGCTGCGCCGGGTGCTTCTGTCGTCGCTTCAGGGCGCTGCCGTCACCTCGATCAAGATCGAAGGCGTGCTGCACGAGTTCAGCTCGCTTGCGGGCGTCCGCGAGGACGTGACCGACATCGTCCTGAACGTGAAGCAAATCGCTCTGCGGATGGAAGGCGAAGGCCCGAAGCGGCTCAGCCTCTCGGCGACGGGTCCGGCGGAAATCACCGCGGGCATGATCCAGACGTCGGGCGACATCGAAGTCACCAACCCCGACCTCGTGATCTGCCACCTCGACGATGGCGCGACGCTCAACATGGAGCTGACCGCCGACATCGGTAAGGGCTACGTCCCGGCCGCGGCGAACCGTCCGGCCGACGCTCCGATCGGCCTCATCCCGGTCGACGCTTTGTACTCGCCGGTCCGCCAGGTGGCGTACAAGGTCGAGAACACCCGCGTCGGCCAGGAACTGGACTACGACAAGCTGACGCTGACCGTCGAAACCGACGGCACGGTCGCTCCGGAAGACGCGCTGGCCTATGCGGCGCGCATCCTCCAGGACCAGCTGCAGCTGTTCGTCCACTTCGACGAGGGCCAGGTCCGCGCCGCCGCGCCGGTCACGGCCGGCATCGCCGTCCCGTCCGCGACGGAGACCCCGACGGATACCAACCAGCTCAACCGTTACCTTCTCAAGAAGGTCGACGAGCTGGAGCTGTCGGTCCGCAGCGCGAACTGCCTGAAGAACGACAACATCATCTACATCGGCGACCTGGTCCAGAAGACCGAGGCCGAGATGCTCCGCACGCCGAACTTCGGCCGCAAGAGCCTCAACGAGATCAAGGAAGTCCTTGCCTCGATGGGCCTGCGCCTCGGCATGGACATCCCCGGCTGGCCGCCGGAGAACATCGAAGAGATGGCGAAGAAGCTCGAGCAGGAAATGCTCGGCTAA